A stretch of Flexivirga aerilata DNA encodes these proteins:
- a CDS encoding calcium:proton antiporter, protein MSQSRVPSLLTRWTVWAPILALVPLPFTWGKHIGPAWIVIVAVLLGASVLAAVHHAEVVAHRVGEPFGSLVLAVAVTVIEVALIVTLMVSGGSDASTLARDTVFSAVMITCNGIVGISLLVGAIRHDTVTFNAEGTGAALACVLTLATVCLVLPTFTSSVSGPEFSGSQLTFAAIASLALYGLFVVTQTVRHRDFFLPVAREDYRPLAVGPTGGAGPVDDPSTQEYDGEHADPPSNREALLSLGMLLVSLVAVVGLAKVESKPIEDGVGALGLPHSFVGVIIALLVLAPETLAAVNAAQRDRLQISLNLGYGSAMASIGLTIPVIALASIWLPTPLHLGLGSTQIVLLAITAAVGILTIVPGRATRLQGGIHLILLVAFVFLAANP, encoded by the coding sequence GTGAGCCAGTCCCGAGTGCCTTCGCTACTGACCCGCTGGACCGTCTGGGCGCCGATACTGGCGCTGGTCCCGCTCCCGTTCACCTGGGGTAAGCACATCGGCCCTGCCTGGATCGTGATCGTGGCGGTGCTGCTCGGCGCGTCGGTGCTCGCGGCCGTGCACCACGCGGAGGTGGTGGCCCATCGGGTCGGTGAGCCCTTCGGGTCGCTGGTGCTCGCGGTCGCGGTGACCGTGATCGAGGTGGCGCTGATCGTGACGCTGATGGTCAGCGGCGGCTCGGACGCGAGCACGCTCGCGCGGGACACGGTCTTCTCGGCGGTGATGATCACCTGCAACGGCATCGTCGGAATCTCGTTGCTGGTAGGGGCGATTCGGCACGACACGGTGACGTTCAACGCCGAGGGCACGGGGGCCGCGCTCGCGTGCGTGCTGACCCTGGCCACGGTCTGCCTGGTGCTGCCGACCTTCACCTCCAGCGTGTCCGGCCCGGAGTTTTCCGGCTCGCAGCTGACCTTCGCCGCGATCGCCTCGCTGGCGCTCTACGGGCTCTTCGTGGTCACCCAGACGGTGCGCCACCGCGACTTCTTCCTGCCGGTGGCGCGCGAGGACTACCGCCCGCTGGCGGTCGGGCCGACCGGTGGCGCCGGCCCGGTCGACGACCCGAGCACGCAGGAGTATGACGGGGAGCACGCCGACCCGCCGAGCAACCGCGAGGCGCTGCTCAGCCTCGGCATGCTGCTGGTCTCACTGGTCGCGGTCGTCGGCCTGGCGAAGGTGGAGTCCAAGCCGATCGAGGACGGCGTCGGCGCGCTCGGGCTGCCGCACTCCTTCGTCGGCGTGATCATCGCGCTGCTGGTGCTCGCGCCGGAGACGCTGGCGGCGGTCAACGCGGCGCAGCGGGACCGCCTGCAGATCAGCCTCAACCTCGGCTACGGCTCGGCGATGGCCTCGATCGGGCTCACCATCCCGGTCATCGCGCTCGCCTCGATCTGGCTGCCGACCCCGCTGCACCTCGGCCTGGGCTCGACGCAGATCGTGCTGCTCGCGATCACCGCAGCGGTCGGGATCCTCACGATCGTGCCGGGCCGGGCGACGCGGTTGCAGGGCGGCATACACCTGATCCTGCTGGTGGCGTTCGTCTTCCTCGCCGCCAACCCCTGA
- a CDS encoding magnesium and cobalt transport protein CorA, with protein sequence MPSWRNRAFLPTSVLPSRSRPAEEDAPERALQPRRDDEVPVEESVVEKAVYLHGQRLEAPHSLREAMHRLHDPDKAMAWIGLVHPTEAQITDMAKVFDLHPLSVEDAIVAHQRPKLERYDDTLFVVLRPAIYLDESETVQIGELHIFIGTDFVLTVRHTDRPSLAPVRRRLEADPELLALGPEAVLYAMIDFVVDGYAPVIAGLENDIDEIENQVFESDPAVSRRIYELSREVAELQRATKPLLQIVRGLERGFDKYGTDEELQRNLRDVADHATSVVERVDGFRSNLADILTLNATLVAQTQNEEMRRLAEAGMEQNDEVKKISAWAAILFAPSLISGIYGMNFERMPELSWPVGYPIALCLMLVVCGVLFLVFRRRKWL encoded by the coding sequence GTGCCCAGCTGGAGAAACCGTGCGTTCCTACCCACGTCCGTGCTGCCCTCGCGCAGCCGGCCGGCGGAAGAGGACGCGCCCGAACGCGCGCTCCAGCCGCGCCGTGACGACGAGGTGCCGGTCGAGGAGTCGGTCGTCGAGAAGGCGGTCTACCTGCACGGCCAGCGGCTGGAGGCGCCGCACTCGCTGCGCGAGGCGATGCACCGGCTGCACGACCCCGACAAGGCCATGGCCTGGATCGGCCTGGTGCACCCGACCGAGGCGCAGATCACCGACATGGCCAAGGTCTTCGACCTGCACCCGCTGTCGGTCGAGGACGCGATCGTCGCCCACCAGCGGCCCAAGCTGGAGCGCTACGACGACACCCTCTTCGTGGTGCTGCGCCCGGCCATCTACCTGGACGAGTCCGAGACCGTCCAGATCGGTGAGCTGCACATCTTCATCGGCACCGACTTCGTGCTGACGGTTCGTCATACCGACCGCCCGAGCCTGGCGCCGGTGCGCCGGCGGCTGGAGGCCGACCCGGAGCTGCTCGCCCTCGGTCCCGAGGCCGTGCTCTACGCGATGATCGACTTCGTCGTCGACGGCTACGCACCGGTCATCGCGGGTCTGGAGAACGACATCGACGAGATCGAGAACCAGGTCTTCGAGTCCGACCCCGCGGTGTCCCGGCGCATCTACGAACTCTCGCGTGAGGTCGCCGAATTGCAGCGCGCCACAAAGCCGTTGCTGCAGATCGTGCGCGGCCTGGAGCGCGGCTTCGACAAGTACGGCACCGACGAGGAACTGCAGCGCAACCTGCGCGACGTCGCCGACCACGCCACCAGCGTGGTGGAGCGGGTCGACGGCTTCCGCAGCAACCTGGCCGACATCCTCACCCTCAACGCCACCCTGGTCGCGCAGACCCAGAACGAGGAGATGCGCCGCCTCGCCGAGGCCGGGATGGAGCAGAACGACGAGGTCAAGAAGATCTCCGCGTGGGCGGCGATCCTCTTCGCACCGTCGCTGATCAGCGGCATCTACGGGATGAACTTCGAGCGTATGCCGGAGCTGTCCTGGCCGGTCGGCTATCCCATCGCGCTCTGCCTGATGCTCGTCGTCTGTGGCGTGCTCTTCCTGGTCTTCCGCAGACGAAAGTGGTTGTGA
- a CDS encoding class II fumarate hydratase — protein sequence MTRIEHDSMGEVRVPAQAKWRAQTQRAVENFPISGRRIDPELIAALAAIKGASATARAERGMLDADKARAIADAAAAVTRGEWNGQFPIDVFQTGSGTSSNMNANEVIASLAQESLGAPVHPNDDVNDPFSSNDQFPSAIHIAATRAVVRTLVPALEHLAEALEAKESEFAEVVKSGRTHLMDATPVTLGQEFGGYAAQIRLGIARLQDALPRVGALPLGGTAVGTGINAPKGLAAEVISHLATDLDLPLSEAANHFEAQGARDALVELSGVLRTIAVGLTKIANDIRWMGSGPRTGLTEIFLPDLQPGSSIMPGKVNPVLAEAVCQVSAQVVGNDAAVAWSGASGNFELNVMLPVIADNLLQSIGLLANVSVLFADRCVSGITANVERDREYAESSPSIVTPLNHYVGYDEAAAIAKQALKEGTTIRQVVIERGHVDNGSISEADLDHVLDVLAMTRPQA from the coding sequence ATGACCCGCATCGAGCACGACTCGATGGGTGAGGTCCGCGTGCCGGCCCAGGCCAAGTGGCGTGCGCAGACCCAGCGCGCGGTGGAGAACTTCCCGATCTCCGGGCGTCGCATCGACCCGGAGCTGATCGCGGCGCTCGCCGCGATCAAGGGTGCGTCGGCCACCGCACGCGCCGAGCGCGGCATGCTCGACGCCGACAAGGCGCGGGCGATCGCCGACGCCGCGGCGGCCGTCACCCGCGGCGAGTGGAACGGGCAGTTCCCGATCGACGTGTTCCAGACCGGGTCGGGCACGTCGTCCAACATGAACGCCAACGAGGTGATCGCCTCGCTCGCGCAGGAGTCGCTCGGCGCACCGGTGCACCCCAACGACGACGTCAACGACCCCTTCTCCTCCAACGACCAGTTCCCGTCGGCGATCCACATCGCCGCGACCCGCGCCGTCGTACGCACGTTGGTCCCGGCACTCGAGCACCTCGCCGAAGCCCTGGAGGCCAAGGAGAGCGAGTTTGCGGAGGTGGTGAAGTCGGGGCGCACCCACCTGATGGACGCCACTCCGGTCACCCTCGGCCAGGAGTTCGGCGGGTATGCCGCGCAGATCCGGCTCGGCATCGCCCGGCTGCAGGACGCCCTCCCCCGCGTCGGTGCCCTGCCGCTCGGCGGCACCGCCGTCGGCACCGGCATCAACGCGCCGAAAGGCCTTGCCGCAGAGGTGATCTCGCACCTGGCCACGGATCTCGACCTGCCGCTCTCCGAAGCGGCCAACCACTTCGAGGCGCAGGGCGCGCGCGACGCACTGGTCGAACTCTCCGGCGTGCTGCGCACCATCGCGGTCGGCCTCACCAAGATCGCCAACGACATCCGCTGGATGGGGTCGGGGCCGCGCACGGGCCTCACCGAGATCTTCCTGCCCGACCTCCAGCCCGGCAGCTCGATCATGCCCGGCAAGGTCAATCCCGTGCTGGCAGAGGCGGTGTGCCAGGTGAGCGCGCAAGTGGTCGGCAACGACGCGGCCGTCGCGTGGAGCGGGGCGTCCGGCAACTTCGAGCTCAACGTCATGCTGCCGGTCATCGCCGACAACCTGCTGCAGTCGATCGGGCTGCTCGCCAACGTGTCGGTGCTGTTCGCCGACCGCTGCGTCAGCGGCATCACCGCCAACGTCGAGCGCGACCGCGAGTATGCCGAGTCGTCACCCTCGATCGTCACCCCCCTCAACCACTACGTCGGGTATGACGAGGCCGCCGCCATCGCCAAGCAGGCGCTGAAGGAGGGCACGACGATCCGCCAGGTGGTCATCGAGCGCGGCCACGTCGACAACGGCTCGATCAGCGAGGCGGACCTCGACCACGTGCTCGACGTCCTCGCGATGACCCGCCCGCAGGCGTAA
- a CDS encoding glycoside hydrolase family 65 protein, with amino-acid sequence MTTGPDTKSEFTVEPWRVREIGLHPGNLAQSESVFALSNGHIGVRGNYDEGDPSGLPGTYLNSFYEKRPLPYAEAGYGYPEEGQTVVNVTDGKLIRLLVDDQPLDLRYGVVRHQERTLDMRTGLLHRDLIWETTAGKKVRVRSTRLVSFTQRAILAIDYSVEAVDQPLRVVIQSEMVSNEEIPVTSKDPRVAAALKDPLVPEEHSFSGNRSSLIHCTRASELRLAAACDHIVHGDKVHSNTYVEPNWSRTTIGTELKPGETVGVTKFVAYGWSSQRTLPALRDQVDAALSAVLHTGWDGLVAEQQAYVEEFWDGADVEVDGDPVVQQAVRFGLWHVLQAGARAEGRAIPAKGLTGPGYDGHSFWDTEMFVLPVLTATAPLAARDALWWRLSIADLAEERAKTLKLKGITFPWRTIRGQECSAYWPAGTAAFHINADIAVSAARYVFWTGDEEFDHEVALPLLVRTARLWADLGYHGDDGRFHIDGVTGPDEYSAIVDDNIYTNLMAARNLRYAADVTERWPEQAKALNVTEAEVADWRAACETIAMPFDTERDVYMQDADFTNHRVWDFQETYTNDSYPLLLHYPYVDIYPQQVVKQADLVLAMHWCGNEFTPKQKARAFEYYEAINCRDSSLSACTQAVVAADVGQVELAHDYLTEAALMDLRDLEHNTKDGVHVASLAGAWLALVCGFGGLRDYHGELSFAPTLPEAITRLAFTVRWHGCKIRVEVTHDHTTYHLEDGPDAHTEVKHYGKKFLLRTGKPVSKPTRPPKPLTPRPTQPVGRAPIVAGSLH; translated from the coding sequence ATGACGACCGGCCCCGACACCAAGAGCGAGTTCACGGTCGAGCCGTGGCGGGTGCGTGAGATCGGGCTGCACCCCGGCAACCTGGCGCAGTCGGAGTCCGTCTTCGCGCTGTCCAACGGCCACATCGGAGTGCGCGGCAACTACGACGAGGGCGACCCGTCGGGTTTGCCTGGCACCTATCTGAATTCGTTCTACGAGAAGCGTCCCCTCCCCTACGCCGAAGCCGGCTACGGCTACCCGGAGGAGGGACAGACGGTCGTCAACGTCACCGACGGCAAACTCATCCGCCTGCTCGTCGACGACCAGCCGCTCGACCTGCGCTACGGCGTCGTGCGGCACCAGGAGCGCACCCTCGACATGCGCACCGGGCTGCTGCACCGCGACCTGATCTGGGAGACGACGGCTGGCAAGAAGGTGCGGGTCCGGTCCACCCGGCTGGTGTCCTTCACCCAGCGCGCGATCCTCGCAATCGACTACTCCGTGGAGGCCGTCGACCAGCCGCTGCGCGTGGTCATCCAGTCCGAAATGGTTTCCAACGAAGAGATTCCGGTCACCTCGAAGGACCCGCGGGTCGCTGCGGCGCTGAAGGACCCGCTGGTCCCGGAGGAGCACTCCTTCAGCGGCAACCGGTCGTCATTGATCCACTGCACCCGGGCGAGTGAGCTGCGCCTGGCCGCCGCCTGCGACCACATCGTGCACGGCGACAAGGTGCACAGCAACACCTACGTCGAACCCAACTGGTCACGCACCACCATCGGCACCGAGCTCAAACCGGGCGAGACCGTCGGGGTGACCAAATTCGTTGCCTACGGCTGGAGTTCGCAGCGCACGTTGCCCGCTCTGCGCGACCAGGTCGACGCCGCGCTGTCCGCGGTGCTGCACACCGGCTGGGACGGACTGGTCGCCGAACAGCAGGCCTATGTCGAGGAGTTCTGGGACGGCGCGGACGTCGAGGTCGACGGGGACCCGGTCGTGCAGCAGGCGGTCCGCTTCGGGTTGTGGCACGTGCTGCAGGCCGGTGCCCGGGCCGAAGGCCGCGCCATACCGGCGAAGGGACTGACCGGGCCGGGCTATGACGGGCACTCCTTCTGGGACACCGAGATGTTCGTGCTGCCGGTGCTGACGGCGACCGCCCCGCTCGCCGCGCGCGACGCGCTGTGGTGGCGGCTCTCGATCGCCGACCTCGCCGAAGAGCGCGCAAAGACGTTGAAGCTCAAGGGAATCACCTTCCCGTGGCGCACGATCCGCGGCCAGGAGTGCTCGGCATACTGGCCGGCCGGCACCGCCGCCTTCCACATCAACGCCGACATCGCCGTGTCCGCGGCACGTTACGTCTTCTGGACCGGCGACGAGGAGTTCGACCACGAGGTCGCACTGCCCCTGCTCGTGCGCACCGCGCGCCTCTGGGCCGACCTCGGCTACCACGGCGACGACGGGCGCTTCCACATCGACGGCGTCACCGGCCCGGACGAATACAGCGCGATCGTCGACGACAACATCTACACCAACCTGATGGCGGCGCGGAACCTCCGCTACGCCGCCGACGTGACCGAGCGGTGGCCGGAGCAGGCGAAGGCGCTCAACGTCACCGAGGCCGAGGTGGCCGACTGGCGGGCGGCTTGCGAGACGATCGCGATGCCGTTCGACACCGAGCGCGACGTCTATATGCAGGACGCCGACTTCACCAACCACCGAGTGTGGGACTTCCAGGAGACCTACACCAACGACTCCTACCCGCTGCTGCTGCACTACCCCTACGTCGACATCTACCCGCAGCAGGTCGTCAAGCAGGCCGACCTCGTGCTCGCAATGCACTGGTGCGGCAACGAATTCACCCCCAAGCAGAAGGCGCGGGCGTTCGAATACTACGAGGCGATCAACTGCCGTGACTCGTCGTTGTCGGCGTGCACCCAGGCCGTCGTCGCCGCCGACGTCGGGCAGGTCGAGCTGGCCCACGACTACCTGACCGAGGCCGCGCTGATGGACCTGCGCGACCTGGAGCACAACACCAAGGACGGCGTGCATGTCGCCTCGCTCGCCGGCGCGTGGCTCGCGCTGGTCTGCGGGTTCGGCGGGCTGCGCGACTACCACGGCGAGCTCAGCTTCGCGCCGACACTGCCGGAGGCGATCACGCGACTTGCCTTCACGGTGCGCTGGCACGGCTGCAAGATCCGGGTCGAGGTGACCCACGACCACACGACCTACCACCTCGAGGACGGCCCGGACGCCCACACCGAGGTCAAGCACTACGGCAAGAAGTTCCTGCTGCGCACCGGCAAGCCGGTGTCGAAGCCGACCCGGCCGCCGAAGCCGCTGACCCCGCGGCCGACGCAACCGGTCGGTCGCGCGCCGATCGTGGCCGGGTCGCTGCACTAG
- a CDS encoding beta-phosphoglucomutase family hydrolase: MLGLPDTITTCLFDLDGVLTDTASVHRTAWKQMFDDYLKRKDGNDFQPFTDDDYNRYVDGKPRQDGVRDFLASRHIQLPDGDPDDEPAKETVWGLGNRKNDLVQATITQNGVTVYDGSRRYLQLAKGAGLRRIVVSSSANTGMVLDVTGLGEYVEGRVDGVTLAEQRIKGKPAPDSFLAGAKLAGATPDQAVVFEDAVSGVQAGRAGRFGYVVGVDRVGHADALRSNGADIVVQDLAELIDQENA, encoded by the coding sequence ATGCTCGGTCTGCCGGACACCATCACCACCTGCCTCTTCGACCTCGACGGAGTGCTCACCGACACGGCCAGCGTGCACCGCACCGCCTGGAAGCAGATGTTCGATGACTACCTGAAACGCAAGGACGGCAACGACTTCCAGCCGTTCACCGACGACGACTACAACCGATATGTCGACGGCAAGCCGCGGCAGGACGGCGTGCGTGACTTCCTGGCGTCCCGGCACATCCAGCTGCCGGACGGCGACCCCGACGACGAGCCCGCCAAGGAGACGGTCTGGGGTCTCGGCAACCGCAAGAACGACCTGGTCCAGGCGACCATCACGCAGAACGGCGTCACCGTCTACGACGGCAGCCGCCGCTACCTGCAGCTCGCCAAAGGGGCCGGCCTGCGCCGGATCGTGGTGTCGTCGAGCGCCAACACCGGCATGGTCCTCGACGTCACCGGGCTGGGCGAGTATGTCGAGGGTCGCGTCGACGGCGTGACGCTCGCGGAGCAACGCATCAAGGGCAAACCCGCCCCCGACTCGTTCCTCGCCGGGGCGAAGCTCGCGGGCGCGACGCCGGACCAGGCAGTCGTCTTCGAGGATGCGGTCTCCGGCGTACAGGCAGGGCGTGCAGGCAGATTCGGCTATGTCGTCGGCGTCGACCGGGTGGGTCACGCCGATGCCTTGCGCAGCAACGGCGCCGACATCGTGGTCCAGGACCTCGCAGAACTCATCGATCAGGAGAACGCATGA
- a CDS encoding Clp protease N-terminal domain-containing protein, with translation MFNPTNSEIRIAMMQAADEQRELGHDQLGADHLLLGLLSNVRGSAYKVLTEHGVTYESARAVVIDTHDEHPDETTDGDAQSDDASSSLDDDREALRAIGIDLDRVRAAVRDTFGDDITQGWGERRGPRRGAPGERGGRGRGRGPGGHQHRGPAGPAWGPFAEDFGDFGPRGRGRRGPRSRRFFGGVNPHLQEVMRRLGEDFRSDAVAGLGTGRPPSMSGARLLSALLHSEDPVVAAVVQTADDPQRLITDADDLAGKAPTA, from the coding sequence ATGTTCAACCCAACAAACTCTGAGATCCGGATCGCCATGATGCAAGCAGCCGACGAGCAGCGCGAGCTCGGCCACGACCAGCTGGGGGCCGACCACCTCCTGCTCGGGCTGCTGAGCAACGTGCGCGGATCGGCATACAAGGTGCTGACCGAGCACGGCGTCACCTACGAGTCCGCGCGCGCCGTGGTGATCGACACGCACGACGAGCACCCCGACGAGACGACCGACGGCGATGCGCAGTCCGACGATGCGTCAAGCAGTCTTGACGACGACCGGGAGGCGCTGCGCGCCATCGGCATCGACCTCGACAGGGTCCGCGCCGCCGTCCGGGACACCTTCGGCGACGACATCACCCAGGGCTGGGGCGAACGCCGCGGCCCGCGCCGCGGCGCACCGGGTGAGCGTGGCGGCCGCGGGCGCGGTCGCGGTCCGGGTGGCCACCAGCACCGCGGCCCCGCCGGACCCGCGTGGGGACCCTTCGCGGAGGACTTCGGCGACTTCGGCCCCCGCGGCCGCGGCCGCCGGGGCCCGCGCAGCCGACGGTTCTTCGGTGGCGTCAATCCGCACCTGCAGGAGGTCATGCGCCGGCTCGGCGAGGACTTCCGGTCGGACGCGGTCGCCGGACTCGGCACCGGCCGGCCGCCGAGCATGAGCGGCGCGCGGCTGCTCTCGGCGTTGCTGCACAGTGAAGACCCCGTCGTCGCGGCGGTGGTGCAGACCGCGGACGACCCGCAGCGGCTGATCACGGATGCCGACGACCTCGCGGGCAAGGCGCCGACCGCCTGA
- a CDS encoding helix-turn-helix domain-containing protein, with the protein MDDDQKLAEAAASSNPAQGLAAVRALRALADRLEDVQVRNAREQGWSWQAIADVLHVSRQAVHQKHAR; encoded by the coding sequence ATGGACGACGATCAGAAACTGGCCGAAGCAGCCGCCAGCAGCAATCCGGCCCAGGGTCTCGCCGCGGTGCGGGCGCTCCGAGCGCTGGCCGACCGCCTCGAGGACGTGCAGGTGCGCAATGCGCGCGAGCAGGGCTGGAGCTGGCAGGCGATCGCCGACGTGCTGCACGTGAGCCGGCAGGCCGTCCACCAGAAACACGCTCGATAA
- a CDS encoding sugar porter family MFS transporter has translation MTAQPSDASRGKVIAASVSAAVGAFLFGFDSAVINGAVDAIGSGFELGAFIKGFTVAIALLGCAAGAWYAGQLADRIGRKKVMLIGAGLFFASSVGSGLVGTVWELMFWRLVGGLGIGVASVISPAYISEIAPARMRGALTSVHQLAITIGIFAALLSDAVLANSAGDAANELWLGLSAWRWMFLVGVIPAVVYGALSIALPESPRYLVRIGEGREAELVLTDMGEPHPARKVEEIRESIQAEDRTSFADIAGPRFGLKPLVWVGIILAGLQQLVGINAIFYYSTTLWKSVGFSEGDSFRTSVITSVINVTFTFVAILWVDRFGRRLLLLVGSVGMTIGLGMASAAFFTAHKVNGEVTLPHGWGIVALIGANLFVIFFAATWGPIVWVLLGEMFPNTQRSYALAIGTVSNWLCNFLVSVSFPWLSDRIGLGLMYGIYAAFAVVSFFFVRTKIPETTGQELESMTGQTYQARA, from the coding sequence ATGACCGCGCAACCCTCCGACGCAAGTCGTGGAAAAGTAATAGCCGCAAGCGTTTCCGCCGCTGTCGGTGCCTTCCTCTTCGGTTTCGACTCGGCTGTCATCAACGGTGCCGTCGACGCGATCGGGAGCGGTTTCGAGCTCGGCGCGTTCATCAAGGGCTTCACCGTCGCCATCGCCCTGCTGGGTTGCGCGGCGGGCGCTTGGTATGCCGGTCAGCTCGCCGACCGGATCGGCCGCAAGAAGGTCATGCTCATCGGAGCGGGGTTGTTCTTCGCCAGCTCGGTCGGCTCCGGCCTGGTCGGCACGGTGTGGGAGTTGATGTTCTGGCGGCTCGTCGGCGGTCTCGGCATCGGCGTCGCCTCGGTGATCTCCCCGGCATACATCTCCGAGATCGCACCCGCCCGGATGCGCGGCGCACTGACCTCGGTGCACCAACTCGCAATCACCATAGGTATTTTCGCGGCTCTGCTGTCCGACGCAGTCCTCGCCAACTCCGCGGGCGACGCGGCCAACGAGCTCTGGCTCGGCCTCAGCGCCTGGCGGTGGATGTTCCTGGTCGGTGTCATCCCGGCGGTCGTCTACGGCGCGCTGTCGATCGCCCTGCCGGAGTCGCCGCGCTACCTGGTGCGCATCGGCGAGGGGCGCGAGGCGGAGCTGGTGCTCACCGACATGGGCGAGCCGCACCCGGCCCGCAAGGTCGAGGAGATCCGCGAGTCGATCCAGGCCGAGGACCGCACCAGCTTCGCCGACATCGCCGGCCCCCGATTCGGGCTGAAGCCGCTGGTGTGGGTCGGCATCATCCTCGCCGGTCTGCAACAGCTCGTCGGCATCAACGCGATCTTCTACTACTCCACCACCCTCTGGAAGTCGGTCGGCTTCTCCGAGGGCGACTCCTTCCGCACGTCGGTGATCACCTCGGTGATCAACGTGACCTTCACCTTCGTCGCGATCCTCTGGGTCGACCGGTTCGGCCGGCGGCTGCTGTTGCTCGTCGGCTCGGTCGGCATGACGATCGGGCTCGGGATGGCGTCGGCGGCCTTCTTCACCGCGCACAAGGTCAACGGCGAGGTGACCCTGCCGCACGGCTGGGGCATCGTCGCGCTCATCGGCGCCAACCTCTTCGTCATCTTCTTCGCCGCCACCTGGGGCCCGATCGTGTGGGTGCTGCTCGGGGAGATGTTCCCCAACACCCAGCGCTCCTACGCCCTGGCGATCGGCACGGTCAGCAACTGGCTGTGCAACTTCCTGGTCTCGGTGTCGTTCCCGTGGCTCTCCGACCGCATCGGGCTCGGCCTGATGTACGGCATCTACGCGGCGTTCGCGGTCGTGTCGTTCTTCTTCGTGCGCACCAAGATCCCGGAGACGACCGGTCAGGAGCTCGAGTCGATGACCGGGCAGACCTATCAGGCGCGCGCCTGA
- a CDS encoding GNAT family N-acetyltransferase yields the protein MSDARWRPVDAAELPQWRKAAAGHLRAVRRTAGEVGYDRAVDDALARAITADGGLAPEHAVWRVTAADTATGWVWLIRRPDVVVVADLAVPDAAAAAVAEKLPDAIRDLDRNALSFSVFRGDPVSAALRAPHDKLIASHQQIDVAGVPPAEGLTLRPMTPAHYADFARFSADHYARELLAAGAAPSLAAAESAARESFARLLPDGLDTRGHWMWTAFAGDAAVGMLWIEMQPERAFIFNIEVGPAHRRKGHATQILRAGAEQTRIAGRGTLALNVWGHNTGAKRLYDAAGYLTTDQVFRRDLPKRPRRKPAGA from the coding sequence ATGAGTGATGCTCGGTGGCGGCCGGTCGACGCGGCCGAGCTGCCGCAGTGGCGGAAGGCGGCCGCCGGGCATCTGCGGGCGGTCCGCCGCACCGCCGGCGAAGTCGGCTACGACCGCGCGGTCGACGACGCACTCGCGCGTGCGATCACCGCCGACGGTGGCCTCGCCCCCGAGCATGCCGTATGGCGGGTCACCGCCGCGGACACCGCGACCGGGTGGGTGTGGCTGATCCGCCGGCCGGACGTGGTCGTCGTCGCCGACCTGGCGGTGCCTGACGCGGCAGCCGCTGCCGTCGCGGAGAAACTGCCTGACGCCATACGGGATCTGGACCGAAATGCTCTCAGCTTCAGCGTGTTTCGCGGTGATCCGGTCAGTGCGGCTCTTCGCGCGCCCCACGACAAGCTGATCGCCTCGCACCAGCAGATCGACGTCGCCGGGGTGCCGCCCGCGGAGGGCCTCACGCTGCGGCCGATGACCCCGGCGCACTATGCCGACTTCGCCCGCTTCTCGGCCGACCACTACGCCCGGGAGCTGCTGGCCGCGGGCGCCGCGCCCAGCCTTGCCGCCGCGGAGAGTGCGGCGCGCGAGTCCTTCGCGCGGTTGCTGCCCGACGGTCTCGACACTCGCGGGCACTGGATGTGGACGGCCTTCGCGGGCGACGCCGCGGTCGGCATGCTCTGGATCGAGATGCAGCCCGAGCGTGCCTTCATCTTCAACATCGAGGTCGGCCCGGCGCACCGGCGCAAGGGGCACGCCACCCAGATCCTGCGCGCCGGCGCCGAGCAGACCCGCATCGCCGGCCGCGGCACGCTCGCGCTCAACGTGTGGGGTCACAACACCGGCGCGAAGCGGCTGTATGACGCGGCCGGTTATCTCACCACCGACCAGGTCTTCCGGCGCGACCTGCCGAAGCGGCCGCGCCGGAAGCCGGCGGGCGCGTAG